A genomic segment from Streptomyces sp. NBC_00459 encodes:
- a CDS encoding ABC transporter ATP-binding protein → MLIQLLRTYLKPYKKPIGLLVLLQLLQTCATLYLPTLNADIIDKGVVKGDTGYILLFGTVMIGISLVQVVCNIGAVYYGARTASALGRDVRAAVFDRVQSFSAREVGQFGAPSLITRTTNDVQQVQLLALMTFTLMVSAPIMCVGGIVLALGLDVPLSGVLVAVVPVLGICVTLIVRRLRPLFRTMQVRLDTVNRVLREQITGNRVIRAFVRDEYEKDRFGKANHELTEVSLSTGRLLALMFPIVMTVVNVSSIAVVWFGAHRIDSGGMEIGALTAFLAYLMQIVMSVMMATFMFMMVPRAEVCAERIEEVLGTSSSVVPPSAPVVELRRHGHLEIRGAGFRYPGAEEPVLKAVDLVARPGEVTAVIGSTGSGKSTLLGLVPRLFDATDGEVLVDGVDVATVEPKLLARTVGLVPQKPYLFAGTVASNLRYGNPDATDEELWRALEVAQGKGFVERLEGGLDAPIAQGGTNVSGGQRQRLAIARTLVQRPEIYLFDDSFSALDYATDAALRTALARETAEATVVIVAQRVSTIREADRIIVLDEGRVVGTGSHHELMADNETYREIVLSQLTEAEAA, encoded by the coding sequence GTGCTCATACAACTTCTGCGCACCTACCTGAAGCCCTACAAGAAACCCATCGGCCTGCTCGTGCTGCTCCAGCTCCTGCAGACCTGCGCCACCCTCTACCTGCCCACGCTCAACGCGGACATCATCGACAAGGGCGTGGTGAAGGGCGACACCGGCTACATCCTGCTCTTCGGCACCGTGATGATCGGCATCTCGCTGGTGCAGGTCGTCTGCAACATCGGTGCCGTGTACTACGGCGCCCGTACGGCGTCGGCGCTCGGCCGGGACGTGCGTGCCGCCGTCTTCGACCGTGTGCAGTCGTTCTCGGCGCGCGAGGTCGGGCAGTTCGGCGCGCCCTCGCTGATCACGCGTACGACCAATGACGTCCAGCAGGTGCAGTTGCTCGCGCTGATGACGTTCACGCTGATGGTGTCGGCGCCCATCATGTGCGTGGGCGGGATCGTGCTCGCGCTGGGCCTGGATGTGCCGCTGTCGGGTGTGCTGGTCGCCGTCGTGCCGGTGCTGGGCATCTGCGTCACGTTGATCGTGCGGCGGCTGCGGCCGCTGTTCCGGACGATGCAGGTACGGCTCGACACCGTCAACCGGGTGCTGCGCGAGCAGATCACCGGCAACCGGGTCATCCGCGCCTTCGTGCGGGACGAGTACGAGAAGGACCGGTTCGGGAAGGCCAACCACGAGCTGACCGAGGTGTCGCTGAGCACCGGGCGGCTGCTCGCGCTGATGTTCCCGATCGTCATGACCGTCGTCAATGTCTCGTCCATCGCCGTGGTGTGGTTCGGTGCTCATCGCATCGACAGCGGCGGGATGGAGATCGGCGCGCTGACCGCGTTCCTCGCCTATCTGATGCAGATCGTCATGTCCGTGATGATGGCCACCTTCATGTTCATGATGGTGCCGCGCGCGGAGGTGTGCGCCGAGCGCATCGAGGAGGTCCTCGGGACGTCGAGCAGTGTGGTGCCGCCCTCCGCTCCCGTCGTCGAACTGCGGCGGCACGGGCATCTGGAGATCCGGGGGGCCGGGTTCCGCTATCCGGGCGCCGAGGAGCCGGTGCTCAAGGCCGTCGACCTGGTGGCGAGGCCCGGTGAGGTGACCGCCGTGATCGGGTCCACGGGCAGCGGTAAGTCGACGCTGCTGGGGCTCGTACCGCGGCTGTTCGACGCGACCGACGGAGAGGTGCTCGTCGACGGCGTGGACGTGGCCACCGTGGAGCCGAAGTTGCTGGCCAGGACGGTGGGGCTGGTGCCGCAGAAGCCGTATCTGTTCGCGGGGACCGTGGCGAGCAATCTGCGCTACGGCAATCCTGACGCCACGGACGAGGAGCTCTGGCGCGCTCTGGAGGTTGCTCAGGGCAAGGGGTTCGTCGAGCGGCTGGAGGGCGGGCTCGACGCGCCGATCGCGCAGGGCGGTACGAATGTGTCGGGCGGTCAGCGGCAGCGGCTCGCGATCGCGCGGACGCTGGTGCAGCGGCCCGAGATCTACCTCTTCGACGACTCCTTCTCCGCGCTCGACTACGCCACGGACGCGGCCCTGCGGACGGCGCTCGCGCGCGAGACCGCCGAGGCGACCGTCGTGATCGTCGCGCAGCGGGTGTCCACGATCAGGGAGGCCGACCGGATCATCGTCCTCGACGAGGGCCGGGTCGTCGGCACCGGCAGCCACCACGAGCTGATGGCGGACAACGAGACCTATCGGGAGATCGTGCTCTCCCAGCTCACGGAAGCGGAGGCTGCCTGA
- a CDS encoding ABC transporter ATP-binding protein, with translation MAGPMGRMMAGGGPDQHSLDFKVSGKRLLAQFRPERATMYVMLLTVFVSVGLSVVGPKILGRATDLVFSGIIGRQFESGSTKAEVLASMRERGEGGMADMLSGTDFTPGKGIDFDAVGEVLGLALVVFVFAGLLMLVATRLVNRAVNRTVYRMREDLQAKLSRLPLSYFDKRQRGEVLSRATNDIDNIGQTLQQSMGQLINSLLTIIGVLAMMFWVSWLLALVALVTVPMSFFIATRVGKRSQPHFVQQWRTTGKLNAHIEEMYTGHNLVKVFGRQDESAQQFAEQNDALYEAGFKAQFNSGIMQPLMMFVSNLNYVLVAVVGGLRVASGALSIGDVQAFIQYSRQFSMPLTQVASMANLVQSGVASAERVFELLDAEEQQADPVPGVRPEELRGLVSLEHVSFRYEPEKPLIEDLSLAVEPGHTVAIVGPTGAGKTTLVNLLMRFYEVSGGRITLDGVDIAAMSRDELRAGIGMVLQDTWLFGGTIAENIAYGAAREREVTRGEIEEAARAAHADRFIRTLPDGYDTVIDDEGTGVSAGEKQLITIARAFLSDPVILVLDEATSSVDTRTEVLIQKAMAKLAHGRTSFVIAHRLSTIRDADTILVMENGSIVEQGAHGDLLEADGAYARLYKAQFAEAVAEVD, from the coding sequence ATGGCCGGGCCCATGGGGCGCATGATGGCCGGAGGCGGCCCCGACCAGCACTCGCTGGACTTCAAGGTGTCGGGCAAACGGCTCCTCGCCCAGTTCAGGCCCGAACGGGCCACGATGTACGTGATGCTGCTCACGGTGTTCGTGAGCGTGGGCCTGTCGGTGGTGGGCCCGAAGATCCTGGGGCGGGCGACCGACCTGGTCTTCTCCGGCATCATCGGACGGCAGTTCGAGAGCGGCAGTACGAAGGCCGAGGTTCTCGCGTCCATGCGGGAGCGCGGCGAGGGCGGCATGGCCGACATGCTCTCCGGTACGGACTTCACTCCGGGCAAGGGGATCGACTTCGACGCGGTGGGCGAGGTGCTGGGGCTCGCCCTGGTGGTGTTCGTGTTCGCCGGGCTGCTGATGCTGGTCGCCACGCGGCTGGTGAACCGGGCGGTCAACCGGACCGTGTACCGGATGCGCGAGGACCTCCAGGCGAAGCTGTCGCGGCTGCCCCTGTCGTACTTCGACAAGCGGCAGCGCGGTGAGGTGCTCAGCCGCGCGACGAACGACATCGACAACATCGGGCAGACGCTCCAGCAGTCGATGGGGCAGCTCATCAACTCGTTGCTGACGATCATCGGCGTGCTGGCGATGATGTTCTGGGTGTCCTGGCTGCTGGCGCTGGTCGCGCTGGTGACCGTACCGATGTCGTTCTTCATCGCCACGCGTGTCGGCAAGCGGTCGCAGCCGCACTTCGTCCAGCAGTGGCGGACCACCGGCAAGCTGAACGCCCACATCGAGGAGATGTACACCGGGCACAACCTCGTGAAGGTGTTCGGGCGGCAGGACGAGTCGGCGCAGCAGTTCGCCGAGCAGAACGACGCCCTGTACGAGGCCGGGTTCAAGGCCCAGTTCAACAGTGGCATCATGCAGCCGCTGATGATGTTCGTGTCGAACCTCAACTACGTGCTGGTGGCCGTGGTGGGGGGACTGCGGGTCGCTTCGGGCGCGCTGTCGATCGGTGATGTGCAGGCCTTCATCCAGTACTCGCGGCAGTTCTCGATGCCGCTGACGCAGGTCGCGTCGATGGCGAACCTGGTGCAGTCGGGTGTGGCTTCGGCCGAGCGGGTCTTCGAACTGCTGGACGCGGAGGAGCAGCAGGCCGATCCGGTGCCGGGGGTACGGCCCGAGGAGCTGCGGGGGCTGGTCTCGCTGGAGCACGTGTCGTTCCGGTACGAGCCGGAGAAGCCGCTGATCGAGGACCTGTCGCTGGCGGTGGAGCCCGGGCACACGGTCGCGATCGTCGGGCCCACGGGGGCGGGGAAGACCACTCTGGTCAATCTGCTGATGCGGTTCTACGAGGTCTCCGGGGGGCGGATCACCCTCGACGGGGTGGACATCGCCGCCATGTCCCGGGACGAACTCCGGGCCGGTATCGGGATGGTGCTCCAGGACACCTGGCTGTTCGGCGGGACCATCGCGGAGAACATCGCGTACGGGGCCGCGCGTGAGCGTGAGGTGACGCGCGGGGAGATCGAGGAGGCGGCGCGGGCCGCGCACGCGGACCGGTTCATCCGTACGTTGCCGGACGGGTACGACACCGTGATCGACGACGAGGGGACGGGGGTCAGCGCGGGTGAGAAGCAACTCATCACGATCGCGCGGGCGTTCCTGTCCGATCCGGTGATCCTGGTGCTGGACGAGGCGACGAGTTCCGTGGACACCCGGACCGAGGTTCTCATCCAGAAGGCGATGGCCAAACTGGCGCACGGGCGAACGTCGTTCGTGATCGCGCACAGGCTGTCGACGATCCGCGACGCGGACACGATCCTGGTGATGGAGAACGGCTCGATCGTGGAACAGGGCGCGCACGGGGATCTGTTGGAGGCGGACGGCGCCTACGCGCGGTTGTACAAGGCGCAGTTCGCGGAGGCGGTGGCCGAGGTGGATTAG
- a CDS encoding FGGY family carbohydrate kinase, which yields MGIVAGLDSSPDFTRIVVCDADTGSVLRQGYAPHPMEGVEGGGGGRPSDVDPQAWLLSLGEAAGGGLLEGVQAIGVSAQQNALVPVDAQGNTVRPAMVGGDKRAQVAAADLIDALGGREAWAQAVGCVPQAAQPVTKLRWLARNEPEAAQRTAVLMQAHDWLVWQLLGRPVRRTTDRGGASGTGYWSAAMGNYRGDLVELALGRQAMLPEVLGPSDAAGTTPEGLLISAGTGETMAAAFGLGLGLGDVVVSLGASGSVMAVHPEALFDSTGMITSLADATGLHLPVVTTLNAVRTLRGTAELLGLTDLESLSDLAMKSTPGAHGLVMLPYLEGERTPNLPHTAGTLAGLRRESMKAEHLARAAFEGMLCGLADALDVLRGRGVDVQRVFLLGSAAELPAVQAAAPPLFGAQVVVPQPADYAAIGAARQAAWALGVSQGTLDPRTPPAWQGAAAQVLEPGEELAVGQAVRQQYVSVREQTHPGAFRS from the coding sequence ATGGGGATAGTCGCCGGGTTGGACAGTTCGCCCGATTTCACTCGTATCGTCGTCTGCGACGCGGACACGGGGTCCGTGCTGCGGCAGGGCTATGCGCCACATCCGATGGAAGGCGTCGAGGGTGGGGGCGGCGGGCGGCCCTCCGATGTCGATCCGCAGGCCTGGCTGCTCTCCCTCGGTGAGGCGGCCGGCGGCGGACTGCTCGAAGGTGTGCAGGCCATCGGAGTGTCCGCGCAGCAGAACGCGCTCGTGCCGGTCGACGCGCAGGGCAACACCGTACGGCCGGCGATGGTCGGCGGGGACAAGCGGGCGCAGGTAGCGGCGGCCGATCTGATCGACGCGCTCGGCGGGCGTGAGGCGTGGGCGCAGGCCGTGGGGTGTGTGCCGCAGGCCGCGCAGCCGGTGACCAAGCTGCGCTGGCTGGCGCGCAACGAGCCGGAGGCGGCGCAGCGGACCGCCGTGCTGATGCAGGCGCACGACTGGCTGGTGTGGCAGTTGCTCGGGCGGCCCGTGCGCCGGACCACCGACCGGGGCGGAGCCTCGGGGACCGGGTACTGGTCCGCCGCCATGGGGAACTATCGCGGCGATCTCGTCGAACTCGCGCTCGGGCGTCAGGCGATGCTGCCCGAGGTGCTCGGCCCGTCCGATGCCGCGGGTACGACGCCCGAGGGGCTGCTCATCTCGGCCGGGACCGGGGAGACCATGGCCGCCGCCTTCGGGCTCGGGCTGGGGCTCGGGGACGTCGTGGTGTCGCTCGGGGCCTCCGGGTCCGTGATGGCCGTACATCCCGAGGCGCTCTTCGACTCGACCGGGATGATCACCTCGCTGGCCGACGCGACGGGGCTGCACCTGCCCGTCGTCACGACGCTGAACGCCGTACGGACCTTGCGGGGGACGGCCGAGCTGCTCGGGCTGACTGATCTGGAGAGCCTGTCCGACCTTGCGATGAAGTCGACCCCGGGCGCGCACGGGCTGGTCATGCTGCCCTATCTGGAGGGCGAGCGGACGCCCAATCTGCCGCACACCGCGGGGACGCTCGCCGGGCTGCGGCGGGAGTCCATGAAGGCCGAGCATCTGGCGCGGGCCGCCTTCGAGGGGATGCTGTGCGGGCTCGCCGACGCGCTGGACGTGCTGCGGGGGCGGGGAGTCGACGTACAGCGCGTCTTCCTGCTCGGGTCCGCCGCCGAGCTGCCCGCCGTGCAGGCCGCGGCGCCGCCGTTGTTCGGGGCGCAGGTCGTCGTACCGCAGCCCGCCGACTACGCGGCCATCGGCGCCGCGCGGCAGGCCGCCTGGGCGCTCGGGGTGTCGCAGGGCACGCTCGACCCCCGTACCCCGCCGGCCTGGCAGGGGGCCGCCGCGCAGGTGCTGGAGCCCGGTGAGGAGCTGGCGGTGGGGCAGGCGGTGCGGCAGCAGTACGTGTCCGTGCGGGAGCAGACGCATCCCGGGGCATTTCGGAGCTGA
- a CDS encoding YtxH domain-containing protein: MRYRLTFVTGLALGYVLGTRAGRERYEQLKKSARRISQNPAVRNTAESAALQGREFAGKAFHVVSEKVGDRVPDSVAGRVRSLRERNATGGGEDDWGTSNT, encoded by the coding sequence ATGCGCTACCGGCTCACGTTCGTCACCGGACTGGCCCTGGGTTACGTGCTGGGCACACGGGCCGGGCGCGAGCGCTACGAGCAGTTGAAGAAGTCGGCCCGTCGGATCTCGCAGAACCCTGCCGTCCGCAACACCGCCGAGTCGGCCGCGTTGCAGGGGCGGGAGTTCGCCGGCAAGGCGTTCCACGTCGTGAGCGAGAAGGTCGGGGACCGGGTGCCCGACTCCGTGGCCGGCCGGGTGCGCTCCCTGCGTGAGCGCAACGCCACGGGAGGTGGCGAGGACGACTGGGGCACCAGTAACACCTGA
- a CDS encoding nucleotidyl transferase AbiEii/AbiGii toxin family protein produces the protein MSNKRSWRKPMRAGVDAPQAALDDRTRESQGLPLTLRTVPGKDVVQRLVFEPALKQHPNAYRAADPGFADPARGAAWRVTRRRALELVLDAIAGSEWAGSLVLRGSVLMAAWFGEAAREPGDLDFVVVPDTLSITDARAGRMLAGIAAAAEARGDGEVGFSAREAVVEDIWTYDRVPGRRMVLPWSAPGLPGGHVQLDFVFNERLAEPPVPVELAGGAWVPAATPALSLAWKLMWLINDMYAQGKDLYDAVLLAERYPLPHTLLNEVFRLSGEWPHHDRERILLADVVEAVGYVEWEHFVVEYPQLARREREFVDRLVRAVTPTFEGN, from the coding sequence ATGAGCAACAAGAGGTCGTGGCGGAAGCCGATGCGGGCAGGCGTCGACGCGCCCCAGGCCGCCCTGGACGACAGGACCCGGGAGTCTCAGGGACTGCCCCTGACCCTGCGTACCGTGCCGGGCAAGGACGTTGTGCAGCGGCTGGTCTTCGAACCGGCACTGAAGCAGCACCCCAACGCCTATCGGGCGGCCGACCCGGGCTTCGCCGACCCGGCACGGGGTGCGGCCTGGCGGGTCACGCGGCGCCGGGCGCTGGAGCTGGTGCTCGACGCGATCGCCGGGTCCGAGTGGGCCGGGTCGCTGGTGCTGCGCGGGAGCGTGCTGATGGCGGCGTGGTTCGGCGAGGCCGCCCGTGAGCCCGGTGACCTGGACTTCGTCGTCGTACCTGACACCCTTTCGATCACTGACGCCCGCGCTGGTCGGATGCTCGCCGGGATCGCGGCGGCGGCCGAGGCGCGGGGCGACGGCGAGGTGGGATTCTCCGCGCGTGAGGCGGTGGTCGAGGACATCTGGACCTACGACCGGGTGCCCGGCCGCCGTATGGTCCTGCCCTGGTCCGCGCCGGGGCTGCCCGGCGGCCATGTGCAGCTCGACTTCGTCTTCAACGAGCGGCTCGCCGAGCCGCCGGTGCCGGTGGAACTGGCGGGCGGCGCGTGGGTCCCGGCGGCGACGCCCGCGCTGTCGCTGGCCTGGAAGCTGATGTGGCTGATCAACGACATGTACGCACAGGGCAAGGACCTGTACGACGCGGTGCTCCTGGCCGAGCGGTATCCGCTCCCCCACACGCTGCTGAACGAGGTGTTCCGGCTCTCCGGCGAGTGGCCGCACCACGACCGTGAGCGCATCCTGCTCGCGGACGTGGTGGAGGCTGTGGGGTACGTCGAGTGGGAGCACTTCGTCGTGGAGTACCCGCAACTCGCGCGGAGGGAGCGGGAGTTCGTGGACCGGTTGGTGCGGGCGGTGACGCCGACGTTCGAGGGGAACTGA
- a CDS encoding RNA polymerase sigma factor, producing the protein MPESSERGRPVPNGSDTPAIPLNAYGTDSGEAAHSAPRVPLPYASAAIILEVAPVQTQTLTQTDSGTAVTEPDAETGNPDVIDATDIPEVIAAVPPQSRVAHHPETAEPDSPPEPDEPPADAVDTAEPIEAIEPIEPLEPLEPIEPAERLRARAPARAPARADTSGPSSDLFRQYLREIGRIPLLTAVEEVELARRVEAGLFAEEKLRLASDLDSQLALDLDRLVVMGRMAKRRLIEANLRLVVSVAKRYVGRGLTMLDLVQEGNLGLIRAVEKFDYARGYKFSTYATWWIRQAMSRALADQARTIRVPVHVVELINRVVRVQRRMLQERGYEPTPEEVAAHLDLLPERVSEVLRLAQEPVSLHAPVGEEDDVALGDLIEDGDAASPVESAAFLLLREHLEAVLSTLGERERKVVQLRYGLADGRPRTLEEIGRIFGVTRERIRQIESKTLNKLRDHAFADQLRGYLD; encoded by the coding sequence GTGCCTGAGTCCTCGGAGCGCGGCCGACCCGTCCCCAACGGGTCCGACACCCCCGCGATTCCGCTCAACGCGTACGGGACGGACAGCGGTGAGGCCGCCCACTCCGCCCCCCGAGTACCGCTGCCGTACGCCTCAGCAGCGATCATCCTGGAGGTCGCCCCCGTGCAGACCCAGACCCTCACCCAGACCGACAGCGGTACGGCAGTGACGGAGCCCGACGCCGAGACCGGGAACCCGGACGTCATCGACGCCACGGACATCCCCGAGGTCATCGCGGCCGTGCCTCCACAGAGCCGCGTCGCGCACCACCCCGAGACGGCCGAGCCCGACAGCCCGCCCGAACCGGACGAACCCCCGGCGGACGCGGTGGATACGGCGGAACCGATCGAGGCGATCGAGCCGATCGAACCCCTTGAGCCCCTTGAGCCCATCGAGCCGGCCGAACGGCTCCGCGCCCGCGCCCCGGCCCGTGCCCCCGCCCGCGCCGACACCAGCGGGCCTTCCTCCGACCTGTTCCGCCAGTACCTGCGCGAGATCGGCCGCATCCCGCTGCTCACCGCCGTCGAGGAGGTCGAACTCGCCCGCCGGGTGGAGGCCGGCCTGTTCGCCGAGGAGAAACTGCGGCTCGCCTCCGACCTGGACAGCCAACTGGCCCTGGACCTGGACCGGTTGGTCGTCATGGGCCGGATGGCCAAGCGCCGCCTGATCGAGGCGAACCTGCGCCTGGTGGTGTCGGTGGCGAAACGGTACGTGGGCCGCGGCCTGACGATGCTCGACCTCGTCCAGGAGGGGAACCTCGGCCTGATCCGCGCCGTCGAGAAGTTCGACTACGCGCGCGGCTACAAGTTCTCGACGTACGCGACCTGGTGGATCCGCCAGGCCATGTCCCGCGCCCTCGCCGACCAGGCCCGGACGATCCGTGTGCCCGTACACGTGGTCGAGCTGATCAACCGGGTCGTCCGGGTCCAGCGCCGGATGCTCCAGGAACGCGGCTACGAGCCGACTCCCGAAGAGGTCGCCGCCCACCTGGACCTCCTGCCCGAGCGCGTCAGCGAGGTGCTGCGCCTGGCGCAGGAACCGGTGTCGCTGCACGCTCCGGTGGGCGAGGAGGACGACGTGGCGCTCGGCGACCTCATCGAGGACGGGGACGCGGCTTCGCCGGTGGAGTCGGCGGCGTTCCTGTTGCTGCGGGAACACCTGGAGGCGGTGCTCTCGACGCTGGGGGAGCGGGAGCGCAAGGTCGTCCAGCTGCGCTACGGGCTGGCGGACGGGAGGCCGCGCACCCTGGAGGAGATCGGCCGGATCTTCGGCGTCACGCGTGAGCGCATCCGCCAGATCGAGTCCAAGACCCTGAACAAACTGAGGGACCACGCCTTCGCGGACCAGCTGCGGGGCTACTTGGACTGA